In Helianthus annuus cultivar XRQ/B chromosome 8, HanXRQr2.0-SUNRISE, whole genome shotgun sequence, a single genomic region encodes these proteins:
- the LOC110869583 gene encoding uncharacterized protein LOC110869583, with protein MTATKKYHDKSKELMNTFQTCTIKQVPRSQNKRADALSNLTSLTFAHLTKKVLVEILKTSSIQELEVQDVITEEGPNWMTPIENFLKNGELPNDQIEAERVHIKSWKYVLQGEIIYKKVTLHHYSDVLAQNKANI; from the coding sequence ATGACAGCCACAAAGAAATACCATGATAAATCAAAGGAACTGATGAACACATTCCAAACATGTACCATCAAACAAGttccaagatcccaaaacaaGAGAGCTGATGCCTTAAGCAATCTTACATCTCTCACATTCGCCCATCTCACCAAGAAGGTACTAGTCGAAATATTGAAAACCTCATCAATTCAAGAACTTGAGGTTCAAGATGTGATCACTGAAGAAgggccaaattggatgactccaattGAAAATTTTCTCAAAAATGGTGAATTACCCAATGACCAGATAGAGGCTGAAAGGGTTCACATCAAATCATGGAagtatgtgttgcaaggagaaattatttacaaaaaggttaccttgcaccACTACTCCGATGTGCTAGCCCAAAACAAAGCCAACATCTGA